The sequence AATGGAGATGTTGCCTCTTTTCTCAATCAAAATACCCTCGTTTTGGGCGATCGCCTGCGAGAACTTGTCGGTCAACAAGTCGAACGCCTTTCGGAGTTGGAAACTGAAGTTTTGTATTGGCTTGCTTTAGTTCCCGAACCTCTTTCTTTATCGCAATTATCTGCTAATTTGCTCTTCCCCCCCACCCAATCGCAACTCTTGGAAGTGTTGGCGGCGTTGGAGAGGCGATCGCTTATTGAAAAAATGACGGGAGAAACGGAGGCATATTATATGCTTCAGCCGCTGGTGATGAAGTATGCAATGGAAAAATCGATCGAACAAGCACTCGACGAAATTGAAACGGTTCTCGAAGAGCGAGATATTGAAGCGTTTAAAGTTTTGAAAAATCACGCTTTTCATCCCCTTCCCTCCTCGAAAAGCTCAGAATTTCATCTCCTCGAACGCCTTAAAAAAGGTCTGCAAATGCGCTTGAGGTGCGACGAACGCCAAATTGAGAAAAAACTGAGTACCCTTGCTCCTCTTTTACAGGATCGCTCTCCCCGCGCGATCGGTTATGTGAGGTCAAATTTGCAAGCAATTTTCAAACACTAAACAATTTTTTCAGTCGATTGCGTACCCAAACAACCGGATTTTTATCATCTTCAGATCGATCGACCAATCCCATTGCGCGAAGTTGTTTTTGTCGTTCCCCTAACTCTTTTTGGTGCTTACCTAATTCGTGAATAATGACTTCTGAAAGTTCGGGTTGTTCTTGGAGGATTCGTTTAAATCCTTTGTCGTTAATTACAAATAAAATAGTTTCTTCGAGCGCGCGCACCGAAGCAGTTCGAGGAATCCCCAACATTAAAGACAATTCTCCAAAGAAATTTCCGGCTGGAAGTGTTGCTAAATGTTTATCGATTTTCTCCACAAATACTTCAACAGCACCGGAGAGAACGATATAAAACGCATCGCCGGGATTGCCTTCATGGAACAGAATTTCAGACTCGTGTAAGCGCTGGCGATAGCCAACTTCAATCAGTTGTCGCAGTTCAATATCGGTGAAGTTTTGGAAATAAATAACTTGCTTCAGTAAGTCGCGAACAAATAGTGTTTTTTGCGATTTTATCGCGTTTGAATCTTTGGTCAACTGGGGATATTTTTGTTCGACGTTTCTGCGCTGTCTTCCGGCAAAAAGAACTTCAGGATTACGCAACCACAAATCTCTTTGGGGGAAAGGAATTTGAATTCCTTGTTGGCGCAGACAATATTCAATTAAAAAGTTAATTGAACTGCTAATATCCGGCGCTTTATCAATGGGTTCGATCCAAACTCTCAATTCAAAATTTAACGCATTGTCCCCAAATCCAATAAAATTCACCCTAGGCGCGGGGTCTTGTAAAACGGTAGGTTCCATATAAGCAGCTTGCAGCAAACTTTCGGTGACTAATACCGGATCGCTGTTATAAGCAACCCCAACGGGTAAGTGAATTCGACCCACTAAAAAGCCATCATAAGTCCAATTGAGAACGCGATTTTCAATAATATTACTATTGGGGACTACGATGTCGCCGCCTTCGCGGGTTCGGATGACCATCGAACGGAGAGAAATCATTTTTACGTAACCCGAAAGCCCATCAAATTCGACAAAATCGCCAACTTTTATTTTCTGTTCGAGGAGTAAGGTCAAACCGCTTACAAAGTTTTTGGTGAGGTCTTGCAAACCAAAACCAATTCCAACACCCAATCCACCAATAATTACGGCAATGGAGGCAATATTAAATCCCGTACTTTGCAAAACTGCAATAAAACCGAGCGTACCGAGACTATAACTAATAATTGTTGAAATGGCTTCTCGATTGCCTTCATCAATCCCTAATTTAGGAAGTAGTCGATTTCGGAGAAAGTCTTTTAGAACTCGGCAAATAAAAATGACAATTATTAATGCCAGAATTAGATTGATAATGTTGCCGAGGGTAATTCTACTTCCACCAATTTCTAGGGGAATGTTGAAAACATTGCTGAAGGACGAAAAAAGTTTTTGTAAGGATGCTGTCATGAAGCTTTATGAAGACGTACTAAATGAGCTAGATCGCTTAGATTGGCAGATACTCCATAAGGTTCCAGCAATAATTCTGTAAATTCAAGGATTTACTGTTTTGGACTGAAAGTTTAGCACCCAGTTTAGCTCTACAAGGTTATTATGTAAATTTTCGGATGACTTGAGTTTATATTGGGAAAATCATTGTTTTCCTTACTTCAAAGTACGGCTATACGCCTAATGTGGATTAAAACGATTCGCTAAGATATCGAACTCACCTTGAATTCAAATTCAAGGCTAACAACTCAAGTCCATTCAAATGGACTAATTCGCGTAAAACGACAAATTGACGATAGCAGTAAGGCTTTTACTCAATTTTATTGGGTTTTGCTGACCCTCAACACCAACCGACGAAATATTCCTGTTGGAAGTTGCTTTTAAGCTGACTGCTCCGAACTTGCCTTTTAGGGGTGCAAGGCTAACCACTCTTGAATTTCTTGTACCAACCAGTTCAACTCTTCTTCAGGTAATTGCTGTCCGAAGAAATAGAGTTGCGATCGCGTGGAGGAAAAAAACAACACTTTGCGATCGACTTCCGTAATAATCGCAATCCCCTGACACATCCGCCCTGCGGCATCTCGCCCGACACCCAGCGTCACCGACTTAATCTGTTCCAACTCGCCCCGTTCCCGTCGCTCGTTCCCCGGAGATTGCCGCCAGAGTGAAAATTGACGAGAATTAAAAACAACAGAGGTTTTCTCAAAATAGTCGCTGCGCTGGGAAGCAACAACAATCCAAGCCACCAGCAGGAAGGGGATAGACAAGCCTAACAAACTGATGGGAATCGAAAGCAAAATCAGCGTCAGGTGGAAAGCCCGTTCCACCAGAGAAAGAGAGGTCAAGCTATTGAGGAGGAAAAGCCCAAAAAGCGCGATCGCGCCGCCAGAAACCAGTGTTTTCCCCCTTGGCAATCCAAAGCGTTTCAGGATTTTCGCGATCGCGTCCCGTCCCCTTTTCCCCCAACGATGCAACCGATGGCTCGCCGGACGCAGCACCTCCAAATCAAAAGAAGAAGGAACTTCAATGTGTAGTTGGTTGGCAGACTT comes from Lusitaniella coriacea LEGE 07157 and encodes:
- a CDS encoding mechanosensitive ion channel domain-containing protein produces the protein MTASLQKLFSSFSNVFNIPLEIGGSRITLGNIINLILALIIVIFICRVLKDFLRNRLLPKLGIDEGNREAISTIISYSLGTLGFIAVLQSTGFNIASIAVIIGGLGVGIGFGLQDLTKNFVSGLTLLLEQKIKVGDFVEFDGLSGYVKMISLRSMVIRTREGGDIVVPNSNIIENRVLNWTYDGFLVGRIHLPVGVAYNSDPVLVTESLLQAAYMEPTVLQDPAPRVNFIGFGDNALNFELRVWIEPIDKAPDISSSINFLIEYCLRQQGIQIPFPQRDLWLRNPEVLFAGRQRRNVEQKYPQLTKDSNAIKSQKTLFVRDLLKQVIYFQNFTDIELRQLIEVGYRQRLHESEILFHEGNPGDAFYIVLSGAVEVFVEKIDKHLATLPAGNFFGELSLMLGIPRTASVRALEETILFVINDKGFKRILQEQPELSEVIIHELGKHQKELGERQKQLRAMGLVDRSEDDKNPVVWVRNRLKKLFSV